TTAACAACCTTTCTCGTGAAAAATTGCAAACAGCAGTGAATTTCAGGAGAGAACAGTTACAATGCTGAGGAACTGGTATATCCCATTGATTACTGCCACAATTTATAATTGTATGTTAACATTTTTAGAGATTCAAGTAGATTGGTTAAGCTTGTAGGTgacaccaaaccagaagcggcaaGTTATTATTCAATGACAGGAAATGGACACATATTTTTGGGATTGTGACGTAAATCTTCAAAGATCGTGTCAAATAGGTCAggcaaaaagaaacaaaaaataataagcGTCTAACGTTCTTGGCTTGTTTGATTTCCCCAGAGGAGAGGTTGCAATAAAGCTTTTTTTATTTGCATGAAAGACTCGGAATAACTTGCTGAGATTTATAGTGAGCTCGTTTAGTTATAACAACAGTTCTTCCAACTGCTGCAATGGTTGGTAATTGCTCATCATAATTTGGAATTATAGTTCTATTTTACGTTATTTTTTAAAGTCGCTATTTATTTTAAGGCTTGTACGGCAGCATTTTTGGACCTTAAATCGTGTGGTGTTCGTTCTCGAGTGCTTATAAAAGATTATGAATAAACAAAAGGCGGTGGCAAACAGGGTCAACTTTGGACTCTATATAAACCCACGCACCCCCGCTCTATTAACTGGAGTGCATAGCAGTCAGAGTGAACGAGGACAACGAGGAGAATCTGTAATCTCATCCGTTGCCGGTGCGGGATTCTCCAGGCACTCTGTGACAGTGATCCAATGGAACTACACAGTTTATATTCCATATACGTCTCGGTTTATTTGGCACTGGCGTGCATCAAGAGCAGCGAGTTTAAGCCTCTGTCCAGTCTCAAGTGGAAAAATGAGACACAAATTCGGATTGAAGCGATCAAGAAAGCCATCATGGAACAGCTGAGACTCGAAAGCCCTCATATCTCCGGAATGAATATTTCTAGatcggaggaggaggagatgtatAAACTTTATCTAGAGCGTGTGAGACAATCCAGTCAAAATACTGGCTTGTGGAACAAAAGATCTATGAGGATACATTCTGTCAATTCGATTATTCTGAAGGGTAAGCGTTGGTCCACTTCTGGAGTTTCACTGCTCAGTCAGGGGTGGGATGGAGCAGAGGAAAAGTGTTCAAGGTGGCTCATGTTCAGCGGTGGGTGATCACTATTGAATCTCCGCATGAAAGTACAATATATGCCAAACAATATAAATGTTAACAACCCACAAAAGACCACAAactcctggagtaactcggagggccaggcagcttctcttggtgtgggagggggttggggtaTGTGGGGGAGTTTGAAAGGGGCACGACAAAGCCTGTCAAGTAACAGAAGGGGAAAGGACAcaaggcgctggagtaactcagcgagtcagatagcatctccggagaaccggGTCCCAAGTCTAAACGTCGTTCACGGAAATCAATGTACCATTCTTCCCTGCCTGTGCGTTCCCTctgtatcaatgctgttaaggttcctccgctccagcgctttgtCTCTTCTATGTCATATTGTGTCTGGACTGGATAATGCAAAATGGTAATCCACAGGAACTCAGGGTTGGCCCTTTAGATTCAATGCGGATGCTTGGCAAAGCAATCACCAAATCAGACTGGTTTCTCAAGTGCAGAGGAGACAGTATTGCagacagcattgaaagaaaatgCAAGGAGCAGAATATTATCATCTTTCGTTGTGCTTTATCAGTTTTTCAAAAACAAGCCAAGTTCCTGGAATGCAGTCATGCAGGCAATAAATACAAATCTAATTAAAGTGTTCAATTATCTCATAGACTGGCAGAGGAAAAATGAAGTTTATAATTGGTATCTTACATTGTGTTAGATACAATTGAACATTTGGGcggcacggcggtgcagcggcagagttgctgcctttacagcgctagagacccgggttcgatcctgaccaaagatcatagggcGATCTTTGATCCTGattgctggtgctgtctgtacggattttgtaccttctcccgtgacctgcgtggggtttctccgggaagctccggtttcctccaaagacgtgcaggtttgtaggctaattagcttagtatacatgtaggtatgttgcaaagcctacctgaagcgtcgctgaaaatctgtcccagcccgtgtgcgcgattttggcgccgtttagaggggggcgggtttaaaacgcgatttcccctaggctgttcaaatcgcggtttttcagcctagttgattattaacgaaaaatcgctggaagattccctcgcttgagctattattagttttaagggctttccttacttgttatagtagtttaaaaattaacctctaaacccccgaccgccgacaacgggccagatctcatacaggggaaaacggaaggtaggctgtatatttttacgttaaaaagggcttcttaagatccctttatacaaagtttaaagttgcgagtagctcattttggccccattatatcccgcagtatttttctgggtatttgagggcacaaatctaccgcaatgtgaacgttctaaaccagcgcgttcacaggatcccactagaaagctgatttaaaatggactttaatttacagcaattgaacactgaattccttccatttggcctataaattaatgtaaatgagatttaaaaatcatgttttattgtgaattatttgtgaatattaattggacacttaggctatttaaaaatgttaatcatttattaagaaatagatagatgtttagatctagtaattgaagtttggaattagctacaattgggtaactaactaattatatgctttaatttcaggtcatccaagtaagattattttatatttgtttcagcatgcttcaatctatgataactgaaaatttcattcagttcccttaatttttaagaaagttatgggcttttgactgtccacgatcacagcttttttgttatctccatagaaaatcaatagggaacaagatgctaatttccgagtatgaaaatggccataactttttaaatacttgagatatgaaagtgaattaggtgtcaaattaaacttatttttatgctttatctgatgggataaattgcagacttgatttttaaaatctcaaaattttgtaacattgctaatacatgtaaattgtccctagtgtgtgtaggatagttgcaCCGTTTCTCACCAGCCGATATGTcacttatatatatcacaaataacAGATCACAGGActaatccctggagaacattatTGGTCGTGGACCTCCAGCCAGATGGCACCCTTCCACCACTGCCCCCAATATCCAGTGTGTTAGCCAGATCCGCAtaccaagtcaccatgcatcATAATTTTCTGAATCAGCCCACCATGAGTgaacttgtcaaatgccttaccaaAGTTCACGttgacatccactgccctatcttCATCCATCACTTTCTTCATTtcctcaaaaaaactcaatctAGTTTGTAAGATGTGACCTCTCCCAGccaaatcctctccaatagcttctctACTACTGATGTGAAgctctggtctataatttcctagaTTATCTCTATTTCACTTCTTACACAAAGAACCAACATTGGCTACTTCCCTGACATCAACCATGGCTATCGTGAATACGCAGATCTTTGTCAAAGCCCTAGTAATCTCCGCTCTTGCCTCTCTCGGTATCCTGGGATATAACTTTTCAGGCACTGGGgcctggtctccaaatttgaggaaggacattcttgctattgagggagtgcagtgtaggttcaccaggttaattcccgggatggaggaactgtcatatgttgatagaatggagcggctgggcttgtatactttggaatttagaaggatgagagggtaacttattgaaacatataagatcattaagggtttggacgcgctagcggcaggaaatatgttcccgatgttggggaagtccagaaccacgggccactgtttaagaatacatggtaagccatttagaacggagatgaggaaaaactttatcacacaaagggttgtgaatctgtggaattctctgcctcagaaggcggtggaggccaattatctggatgctttcaagagagagttagatagagctcttaaagatagcggagtcaggggatatgggggaaggcaggaacggggtactgattgtgaatgatcagccatgatcacagtgaatggcggtgctggctcgaagggcaaatggccaactcctgcacctattgtcttttgtctattgacgATCTTTTAAGGACCAAcaccacctccttcttgatctcatACTGCCATAGCATATTAGTATACCCCACACCAATCTCATTATGCTTTATGTCCttatccttggtgaataccactGCAAAGTACTAGTTTAGTGCctcacctacatcctctgactccaagcataaattccctctATCTTTGAGTGGTTCTTTTCACTATTTAGTTActccctgtttttttttaatatacataaAAAAGCTCTGGGATTTTCATTAATGCTACTTGCCATGAAAATTAATTGGATTATCCAACCAAATATATTAGTTTGTCATTTGTGAAACAAAATATGTTGGTTTTATGCGTGTATGTTGAGCGTGTTTTCATATATGTTTTTTGATCATTCTTTCTTCGAGTAAACGATGAACTTTCTTGCTAATGAGTGTAATGGTGCTACATCTATGAAGAGAGGGATAGATTTTCCAGAATGAGTTGTAGGCTGGAAAAGTTGGATTGTTTGTTGGTGGCCAGGATTAATCTATTTATCTATTTTTGTACACTTTTAACATGTGACCACTCTGTGTGTGGGCAATTGCAATCAGTGCACATGTACTGCATATCACATTGGAAGGAAAAGAGCACCTATAGGGAGTTCATGGCAAAAAATGGTGACGTATTCAATGCATTCAGAAGAgaagcgtaggaaagaactgcagatgctggtttacaccaacgatagacacaaaatgctggtgttactccaaagacgtacaggtttgtaggctatttggcttgctataatggtaaattgtccatagtatgtgtaggatagtgtacagggattgctggttggcatggactcggtggggcaaagggcctgtttccgcactgtacccctaaactaaactaaactcagcgggtcaggcagtatccctggaaaaaaggaataggtgatgtttcaggtcgagacccttcttcagacttcagaatagAACTGCAGGGAGTGGAAAATAACAAGAATATCATTATGATTATTCTTGAAATCTTGACAGTACTAAAGCTATGTCAATAATCTATTTTGCATTTCACTAAAGTCTTTGGATATTTTGTTTTCTTATGATATTGGTGCAAACTACTTTTATGTGGCCATCTGTCCATTACCAAGATAACAATAACTGGAATGATTTCAATCGTGGAATGGGACTTCAGTCACACTATTTCAGTCACACCATAAGGGCGGCATTgtggcagagcagtagagttgctgccttaagggcctgtaccacgagcatgcgacctgcatgcggcaagcgcgaccaaaccggaagcgggggcggcgcgtaggtcgagtgatccccgcacagggccggtcccaacagcatgcgcctgcatgcggtgagcgcgagcacatcggaagcgggggccgcgcggaggtagagtgagtgacgtgaagtttgagcgaaatccgtgggaagttcgcgtgtgatgtacggcgtcaagacgctgcgtacggcgtcaagacgctgcgcacgcccgtcgaggcggtgcgtacggcgtcgaggcggctgcgggccggcaggccattgccgcgcggaatttttgaacacggtcagtttttcggagccccgtgcgatgtcgggaccagctccgcacaactccatacgactccggcgatcgaagtgggaccggccccgcgaggccgtatggctcaagcgaccatgttaggtcgcacttgccgcatggagtcgcatgctcgtgggacaggcccttaacagcgcTTGTAGTGCTGGAGACTTGAGTTCGATCcccactatggatgctgtctgtacggaatttgtacgttctgcccgtgaccgcgtgggtgttctccaagttcttcggtttcctcccacaatccaaagatgtacaggtttgtaggttaattggcttggtataaatataaattgtccctagtgtgcgtaggatagtcttaaagtgcgcggatcgctggtcggtgccgactcggtaggcctgtttccacgatgtatctcaaaactaaactaaactaaatttgattcAGAGACAAATGAAAGGAATGAAGCAAATTCTGACAGAGCACAGCCACAGCGAGTAAAGCACGAGAGAGAGGCAAATACATTAGCTACTTCTACAACAGAATTGGGTGGCCAAAAGCAAATGCCCCACCAGCTTCTGATAAAATGATGAATAGAACTGAGATAATAGGAAATGGGGAATTGAAGACATGAACTACTGAATAATACATATTTTTCTTACTTTTGTAACAGGAACAATTTTGGAAAATACAAACAGAACAAATGACTTGAACAACAACAAACAACACTTATACTTTAATGTTTCCATTACCAACAACCTACTTGTCTTTCCTAAAGTAAAGATCTTGAAAGGTGAACTTAAATTGTACAAGCGCATGGATCAGAATTCAAATTCACATCAGAAAAGGATAAGGATAGATGGAAACCCACAGCTTGTAAGAGTCTACAAATTATTCAAGCCAGCAACCAAAAGGGCAGAGATACAACCTAATTTTCTTGGTTCAAAGGTCATTCCATCAAATTCAGAAAAGGCTGAAACCTTTGACATTCGAAAAACTGTGGAACATTGGATAAATTACCCACAGGAAAATTATGGCCTTGAATTTGAGCTGCTTTCCTGGTCTTCTGGACATAAACATGGTTCTGAAGATAAAGCGTCTATTGAAGTAGAATTGGAAATAGAAGTACAAAAGGTTTTTAAAGAAGTTCGGA
The sequence above is a segment of the Amblyraja radiata isolate CabotCenter1 chromosome 1, sAmbRad1.1.pri, whole genome shotgun sequence genome. Coding sequences within it:
- the LOC116975137 gene encoding bone morphogenetic protein 2-like, giving the protein MELHSLYSIYVSVYLALACIKSSEFKPLSSLKWKNETQIRIEAIKKAIMEQLRLESPHISGMNISRSEEEEMYKLYLERVRQSSQNTGLWNKRSMRIHSVNSIILKGTILENTNRTNDLNNNKQHLYFNVSITNNLLVFPKVKILKGELKLYKRMDQNSNSHQKRIRIDGNPQLVRVYKLFKPATKRAEIQPNFLGSKVIPSNSEKAETFDIRKTVEHWINYPQENYGLEFELLSWSSGHKHGSEDKASIEVELEIEVQKVFKEVRTRRESYTEDCQGNQIHCCRRSLHVSFEEIGWSDWIRAPSSYNAFYCDGTCPQKYKLATMHTLIKSKMNRLSNGAIPAPCCVPASYEPLTLLHFNSNDKLILTAFDDMIVSKCHCS